The window AACCTAAAATCATTTACCACGATGCGTTTATCATTAACATCTATTTGAGGTATCTTGCATTCGTATTTGATCACACTATCTCCCTTTACCCGGATATGGGTCTTCAGACGCTCTTGTTATCGCTGCGTCTATCATGTTTTCTACTGAGATTTTAGTTGCAACTATATCAGTTGCTTCGAGCTTGCTTTCTATCCTATGTAATGGATCATTTTTTTTCCAGTACTCATCGATTTCCTTGGGCATATAAAGCCTCGCATCACTTTTGGAATGCCCGGAAAACCTGTGAGTAATAAACTCTATGAACTGCGGATGCCTAGTATTTCTAATCTTGGAAACAACTTCTGCGCATTTGTCGTAAAGATCATCAACATCAGTAGCTTTGCATTGAAGGTATGGCAATCCGAATCCCTCGATGCGTTTCTGGATAACACCTTTATTAGTGTTTTGAAAGGATGTACTCATAGCATAGTTGTTGTTTTCCAAAACAAACAAGATAGGCAAATCGAATACTGCCGACAAATTCAACGCTTCCATAACATAGCCTTCGTTCATCGCTCCATCACCAAAGATAGATACACATATCCTGTCCATGGTTTTTGCTTTTAAAGAAAATGCCAATCCTGAGGCAATGGGAACCATCCCACCGGTTATGCCATTAGTAATAAATTTCTGATATGATAGATGCTGAGATCCACCCCTTCCATAGACCATTCCGGTTTCTTTGCCCATTAACTCTGCGAAAAAAGGATAGGGATCTGGATTCAATGCCAGGAAGTGACCATGGCTTCTATGGCTACCCGTTACATAATCATTGGCACAATCTAAATGGCTTAACAACCCTACAGCAATAGCTTCCTGACCCCTTGAACCATGTGTAGTACCGCGTAATAAACCTTTGGCAAAGAGCTCTTCAATTCTTTCTTCGGTCTTCCGGATCAGAAGCA of the Candidatus Cloacimonadota bacterium genome contains:
- a CDS encoding thiamine pyrophosphate-dependent dehydrogenase E1 component subunit alpha: MDRLEMYRRMLLIRKTEERIEELFAKGLLRGTTHGSRGQEAIAVGLLSHLDCANDYVTGSHRSHGHFLALNPDPYPFFAELMGKETGMVYGRGGSQHLSYQKFITNGITGGMVPIASGLAFSLKAKTMDRICVSIFGDGAMNEGYVMEALNLSAVFDLPILFVLENNNYAMSTSFQNTNKGVIQKRIEGFGLPYLQCKATDVDDLYDKCAEVVSKIRNTRHPQFIEFITHRFSGHSKSDARLYMPKEIDEYWKKNDPLHRIESKLEATDIVATKISVENMIDAAITRASEDPYPGKGR